The following are encoded in a window of Planctomycetaceae bacterium genomic DNA:
- a CDS encoding glycosyltransferase family 39 protein, with the protein MINRFSANIILLAIMCGAFFLIANLGNQYLWQDEAETALVSKTILTEGVPRGYDGKNFFSQELGSDYGKNYIWHRLMWLPYYTVAGCYAVFGVSTITSRLPFALFGIASVYLTYLFVLKWWGSERKALLSATMLTFCVAFLILCRQCRYYSLVIFFSMLSLYAYAMFLEQKKYSRLMLVLSATLLFHSQHINIGIIFGTTLLHTMIFRRNRLKDLLIVIAAVLIINGPWIIWLTGINFAVAYGTNVMPFYLSIVLMISDIVHYVFPPWLLLLAAGLLIFKRIKTGAFFADKHAMLEKISLPIFFIIFNMLTILIVSPFPFFRYMAPSIPILIILMALIIDMAAGVHSLLAAAAIIAVIATGQFRYYIYEITHDFDGPMEGICKYLNEHGEPNDTVAIDYGDMPVKFYTKMRVVGGLTGENLEPAKNAKWVILRKYSNCSKDIEVKRYLIQNINFVNYRRVVIDYPDTMNENREYPGQHYFATQKYEDRVVIYERMN; encoded by the coding sequence ATGATTAATCGTTTTTCGGCCAATATAATTTTGCTTGCCATAATGTGTGGAGCTTTTTTTCTCATTGCCAATCTTGGCAATCAGTACCTATGGCAGGATGAAGCAGAGACTGCGCTTGTCAGCAAGACAATTCTCACCGAAGGTGTGCCTCGCGGCTACGATGGCAAAAATTTCTTTTCGCAGGAACTCGGCAGCGACTACGGCAAAAATTATATCTGGCACAGGCTTATGTGGCTGCCTTATTATACAGTCGCGGGATGTTACGCGGTCTTCGGTGTTTCCACGATTACCAGCAGGCTGCCGTTTGCGTTGTTCGGCATCGCATCGGTTTATTTGACTTATCTTTTTGTGCTTAAGTGGTGGGGCTCAGAGCGAAAGGCCTTACTTAGTGCGACGATGCTGACGTTTTGCGTTGCATTTTTAATTCTGTGCAGGCAATGCAGGTATTACAGTCTGGTGATATTTTTTTCAATGCTTTCACTGTATGCTTATGCGATGTTTCTGGAGCAAAAAAAATATTCCCGCCTAATGCTTGTTCTGTCTGCAACGCTGCTGTTTCACAGTCAGCATATCAATATCGGCATCATATTCGGCACGACACTTCTGCACACAATGATTTTTCGTCGAAACAGACTAAAAGATTTGCTGATTGTCATCGCAGCCGTTTTAATCATCAATGGCCCGTGGATTATCTGGCTGACGGGGATAAATTTCGCTGTCGCGTATGGAACAAACGTGATGCCTTTTTATCTGTCAATCGTATTGATGATTTCAGATATTGTGCATTATGTGTTCCCGCCGTGGCTATTGCTGCTTGCGGCCGGTTTGCTGATTTTCAAGAGAATCAAAACAGGGGCTTTCTTCGCCGATAAGCACGCAATGCTTGAAAAAATATCGCTGCCGATTTTCTTTATAATTTTCAATATGCTCACGATTTTAATCGTCAGTCCTTTCCCGTTTTTCCGATATATGGCGCCGTCGATTCCGATACTTATAATTCTAATGGCTTTGATAATCGATATGGCCGCAGGTGTGCACAGTCTTTTGGCGGCAGCGGCGATTATTGCGGTAATCGCGACCGGTCAATTCAGATATTATATTTATGAAATAACGCACGATTTTGACGGGCCTATGGAAGGAATTTGCAAATATCTGAACGAACACGGCGAGCCGAACGATACTGTCGCGATTGATTATGGTGATATGCCTGTGAAATTCTACACGAAAATGCGTGTTGTCGGCGGACTTACAGGAGAAAATCTTGAGCCGGCGAAAAACGCCAAATGGGTTATACTGCGAAAATACTCCAATTGCAGCAAGGACATAGAAGTCAAACGGTATTTAATTCAAAATATTAATTTTGTAAATTACCGAAGAGTTGTTATAGATTATCCTGATACCATGAACGAAAACAGAGAATATCCAGGTCAGCACTACTTCGCGACGCAAAAGTATGAGGACAGAGTGGTAATATACGAAAGAATGAACTAA
- a CDS encoding DUF2142 domain-containing protein, which produces MICAKTEQTDVNSRRIVIALCVIGGLRILFFCLIFPFFNAIDEKEHFDLIYKYSRGSLPGHYKNFSSKTIQDAVIYGSPEYLSTDTNSCRPLWRQEDFVNSDIYVKLIEKYKKKINYEISSPPVYYFLAGMWYRAGEILGISDAMLVFWTRLINVPVFMALIWFSWRLAQICFSNVHQQLAVPLLLAFFPQDVFYTLSSDTLPPLLFVIFFLMAIRIYFENMSLKYHFFAGLLAAALFLTRMPNAALLMLVLVIIILKIKKERTSLCFFRIGILLSAFLVPVSIWMIRNYFVFGDLAGIRYKAKYWGWTPKPFNQLWNHPFFLDDGISQFFTSLIETFWRGELAWHWNCISSNIADQFYIKSSIIFTAIFLFIYIYNYKKNTATYHIVMGLSFLVIAAAIFLQAFASILYDYHNCLSPSRDRPYFVAGRVISSVLVPFLLIYIDGIWKLFGKLGSKAVMLMIALMVITITISEFWLTRHVFTSPYNWFALFRT; this is translated from the coding sequence TTGATTTGTGCTAAAACAGAGCAAACAGACGTAAATTCCCGGCGAATCGTAATAGCTTTATGCGTAATCGGCGGATTGCGAATTTTATTTTTCTGCTTAATATTTCCTTTTTTCAATGCAATTGATGAAAAAGAACATTTCGATTTAATTTACAAATATTCAAGAGGATCTTTACCTGGCCATTATAAAAACTTCAGCAGCAAGACAATTCAGGATGCGGTTATTTACGGCAGTCCGGAATACTTATCTACGGATACGAACAGTTGTCGGCCTTTGTGGCGTCAAGAGGATTTTGTTAATTCTGATATATATGTTAAATTAATTGAAAAATATAAGAAAAAAATTAATTACGAAATTTCTTCACCTCCTGTTTATTATTTTTTAGCGGGAATGTGGTACAGGGCCGGTGAGATTCTCGGCATTTCTGACGCTATGCTTGTTTTCTGGACAAGGCTGATAAATGTACCGGTTTTTATGGCTTTGATTTGGTTTTCCTGGCGATTGGCACAAATATGCTTTTCCAATGTGCACCAGCAATTAGCCGTGCCGCTTTTACTTGCCTTCTTTCCGCAGGATGTTTTTTATACGCTTAGTTCCGATACATTGCCGCCGTTATTATTTGTTATTTTCTTTCTTATGGCGATCAGGATATATTTTGAAAATATGTCCCTGAAGTATCATTTTTTTGCAGGATTACTTGCCGCGGCATTGTTTTTGACCAGAATGCCAAATGCGGCGTTATTAATGCTCGTTTTGGTAATTATCATATTAAAAATAAAAAAGGAACGTACAAGTTTATGCTTTTTCCGCATTGGTATTCTTCTTTCCGCATTCCTGGTACCTGTTTCAATATGGATGATTCGCAATTATTTTGTCTTCGGAGATTTGGCTGGTATACGGTATAAGGCGAAATATTGGGGCTGGACACCAAAACCTTTCAACCAATTATGGAATCACCCTTTTTTTCTTGACGATGGTATAAGCCAATTTTTCACGTCATTAATTGAAACATTCTGGCGAGGCGAATTAGCCTGGCACTGGAATTGTATATCTTCGAACATCGCAGACCAATTCTATATAAAATCATCAATCATATTTACTGCCATTTTTCTCTTTATATATATTTATAATTACAAGAAAAATACTGCAACTTATCATATTGTTATGGGGTTAAGTTTTCTTGTGATTGCAGCAGCGATATTTCTACAGGCTTTTGCTTCGATATTATATGATTACCATAATTGCCTGTCGCCATCCAGAGATAGACCTTATTTTGTCGCCGGAAGAGTTATCTCTTCTGTATTGGTGCCATTCTTGCTGATTTACATAGATGGAATCTGGAAGTTATTCGGCAAGTTGGGCTCTAAAGCAGTAATGCTAATGATTGCTCTAATGGTTATCACGATAACCATATCAGAGTTTTGGCTCACGAGACATGTTTTCACAAGTCCGTATAATTGGTTTGCACTTTTCAGAACTTAA
- a CDS encoding tetratricopeptide repeat protein encodes MMETKYRIYLIYIVLAIITFAVYEPILHNSFVSFDDDSYIYDNPHITSGLNINNIVWAFTNIHSNNYHPLTSISHMLDCQLYKLHPGGHHLTNLVFHLANTALLFFVLSSMTKRIWASAFVAALFALHPMHVESVAWASERKDVLSAFFWLLTMLAYWHYVQNKSKRYYVLTLITFTLGLLSKPMLVTLPCVLLLLDYWPLQRLKNVKLKLLIAEKIPFFALSGILSIVTFLVQRQMGIVKDMMRYPFTWRLENAIASYVIYIEKMFWPFNLAIFYPHPKGTISPAHTVTAILILAVVTIFALQKIRSKPYLAIGWLWFMGTLVPVIGLFQVGMQSHADRYTYIPYIGLFIAITWLVCDVPAKINSRKLFYGVFAGLLLFSLGIKTYIQNMFWQNNYTLYSHAIDVVDKNWWAYGFLGVAMGKQGEYDVAEDMLKKSLEISPDNASMYYELAKISLYKGDWKLAIKMYEKLLPPLPDDVNDERNVNVSRFDYPMLRNMYINANINMAIALTNEGRYAESQRRYKEALWLVPDLQAAKDGLKRIEELMRKSSETKDANAN; translated from the coding sequence ATGATGGAAACAAAATACCGCATCTATTTAATTTACATCGTACTGGCGATTATCACATTTGCCGTTTACGAACCGATACTTCATAACAGTTTTGTCAGTTTCGACGACGATTCGTATATCTATGACAATCCGCATATAACTTCAGGCCTGAATATAAACAACATCGTGTGGGCGTTTACGAATATTCACTCCAATAATTACCATCCGCTGACTTCTATTTCACACATGCTGGATTGCCAACTTTATAAGCTGCATCCGGGCGGACATCATTTAACTAATCTTGTTTTCCATCTGGCCAACACTGCTCTGCTATTCTTTGTCTTGAGCAGTATGACAAAACGAATATGGGCGAGCGCATTTGTCGCGGCACTTTTTGCGCTGCATCCGATGCACGTCGAATCAGTTGCCTGGGCAAGCGAAAGAAAAGATGTTTTGAGTGCTTTCTTCTGGTTACTGACAATGCTGGCTTATTGGCATTATGTACAGAACAAATCTAAAAGATATTATGTTTTAACGCTCATTACATTTACGCTTGGATTGCTTTCAAAACCGATGCTTGTAACACTGCCGTGCGTTTTGCTGCTGCTGGATTATTGGCCGCTGCAAAGATTAAAGAATGTAAAGTTAAAACTGCTTATTGCGGAAAAGATTCCATTTTTCGCACTTTCGGGAATTTTGAGTATTGTTACATTTTTGGTTCAGCGTCAGATGGGTATAGTAAAGGATATGATGCGTTATCCTTTTACCTGGCGGCTGGAAAACGCCATCGCTTCTTATGTAATATATATAGAAAAAATGTTTTGGCCGTTTAATCTGGCGATATTTTATCCGCACCCAAAAGGGACTATCTCGCCGGCTCATACGGTTACTGCGATATTGATTCTGGCGGTTGTAACGATTTTTGCTCTGCAGAAAATTCGCAGCAAACCATATCTTGCAATCGGTTGGCTGTGGTTTATGGGGACGCTTGTTCCTGTTATCGGTTTGTTTCAGGTTGGTATGCAGTCGCACGCTGACCGATACACTTATATTCCTTACATCGGTTTGTTTATCGCAATTACGTGGTTGGTCTGCGATGTGCCTGCAAAAATAAACTCGCGAAAACTATTTTACGGAGTATTCGCAGGGCTGCTGCTTTTTTCGCTCGGCATTAAAACTTATATCCAAAATATGTTTTGGCAGAATAATTATACGCTATATTCGCACGCGATAGATGTGGTGGACAAAAACTGGTGGGCGTATGGATTTCTCGGCGTGGCGATGGGAAAGCAGGGTGAGTATGATGTAGCCGAAGATATGTTGAAAAAATCGCTGGAGATTTCGCCGGATAACGCGTCGATGTATTACGAGTTGGCCAAGATAAGCCTTTACAAAGGCGACTGGAAACTGGCGATTAAAATGTATGAAAAGCTGCTGCCGCCTCTGCCGGATGATGTAAACGATGAACGAAATGTAAATGTGTCGAGATTCGATTATCCGATGCTTCGGAATATGTATATAAACGCGAACATCAATATGGCCATTGCTCTGACTAACGAAGGCAGATACGCTGAATCGCAGCGGCGATATAAAGAAGCCCTGTGGCTCGTACCGGATTTGCAGGCGGCAAAAGACGGGCTCAAAAGAATCGAAGAGTTAATGCGCAAATCTTCAGAAACAAAAGACGCAAACGCAAATTAA
- the rho gene encoding transcription termination factor Rho, which produces MKRGNLHITDLQKMTVSELHEVCKREGVNEYTGMKKQELIFKILKERIQSNGLMYGEGVLEVLPDGYGFLRNTEYNYLSSPDDIYVSPSQIKRFGLRTGAVVSGQIRPPKDSEKYFALLRVEAINFEEPDKLVEKVNFSDLTPLHPEKRFYLETRSDELNMRIIDMVTPVGKGQRGLIVAPPRTGKTVLMQKIANSISTNNPEVKLIVLLIDERPEEVTEMERKVARDVEVISSTFDEPASRHCQVAEMVIEKAKRMVEYGQDVVILLDSITRLARAYNTEVPHSGKILTGGVDANAMQMPKKFFGAARNIEEGGSLSIFATALVDTGSKMDEVIFEEFKATGNMELHLDRRLVERRVWPAIDISKSGTRREELLLDQKELELIYRLRRVLSELNPVEAVELLKSRLAKCKTNAEFLMSMKLD; this is translated from the coding sequence ATCAAACGCGGCAATCTTCACATAACAGACCTGCAGAAAATGACAGTATCTGAACTTCATGAAGTTTGCAAACGTGAAGGCGTTAATGAATATACAGGAATGAAGAAGCAGGAGTTGATTTTCAAAATCCTGAAAGAGAGAATCCAGTCGAACGGTTTGATGTACGGCGAAGGCGTTCTCGAAGTTCTGCCCGATGGCTATGGCTTCCTCCGTAATACAGAGTACAATTATCTTTCAAGTCCTGACGATATTTATGTATCGCCGTCACAGATTAAACGTTTCGGCTTGCGAACAGGCGCTGTTGTAAGCGGCCAGATTCGTCCGCCAAAGGATTCGGAAAAATATTTCGCGCTTCTTCGCGTTGAAGCGATTAACTTTGAAGAGCCGGACAAGCTCGTTGAGAAGGTGAACTTCAGCGATTTGACGCCGCTGCATCCAGAGAAGCGTTTTTACCTTGAAACTCGCAGTGACGAACTGAATATGCGTATTATCGATATGGTAACGCCGGTCGGTAAGGGCCAGCGTGGTCTTATCGTAGCTCCGCCGCGTACTGGTAAAACCGTGTTGATGCAGAAAATCGCAAACTCCATCAGCACAAATAATCCTGAAGTAAAATTAATCGTTCTGCTTATTGATGAGCGTCCTGAAGAAGTAACGGAAATGGAACGCAAAGTCGCTCGCGATGTTGAAGTTATTAGTTCGACATTCGATGAGCCTGCATCAAGACACTGCCAAGTTGCGGAAATGGTTATCGAAAAGGCCAAACGTATGGTCGAATACGGCCAGGATGTTGTGATTCTGCTTGACTCGATTACAAGGCTTGCAAGAGCATATAATACTGAAGTGCCGCATTCAGGCAAGATTCTGACTGGTGGTGTTGACGCCAACGCGATGCAAATGCCGAAAAAGTTCTTCGGTGCTGCAAGAAATATTGAAGAAGGCGGTTCACTTTCGATTTTTGCAACGGCTCTTGTCGACACAGGTTCGAAAATGGACGAAGTTATTTTCGAAGAGTTCAAAGCGACAGGCAATATGGAATTGCATTTAGACAGAAGACTTGTCGAACGACGCGTATGGCCTGCAATCGATATCAGTAAGAGCGGTACGAGACGCGAAGAACTGCTGCTCGACCAGAAAGAACTTGAGCTGATTTACAGATTGAGACGCGTATTGAGCGAACTTAATCCTGTCGAAGCGGTCGAACTGCTAAAGAGCAGACTGGCCAAATGCAAGACGAATGCCGAGTTCCTGATGTCAATGAAACTCGATTAG
- the coaE gene encoding dephospho-CoA kinase (Dephospho-CoA kinase (CoaE) performs the final step in coenzyme A biosynthesis.) encodes MDKKPIIGILGGISSGKSTVAKQFETLGCAVIDADRIAKDLLLADDVKKEIREAFSDGVFDSAGNVDKTKLAEAAFNSPAAVGTINNIIHPRVMQITETLIEKCQMDEKIKAIVLDVPLLIEVGWENRCDKLVFVACDEQLRFKRAAKRGHLDENLLKKREKFQISLDKKRKISHYIVNNNEDLSELTKQISEIFPALISKE; translated from the coding sequence ATGGATAAAAAACCAATAATAGGAATACTCGGCGGTATTTCGTCTGGTAAAAGCACTGTTGCAAAGCAATTTGAGACATTGGGCTGTGCTGTTATAGACGCCGACAGGATAGCAAAAGACCTGCTTTTAGCCGATGATGTCAAGAAAGAGATTCGTGAGGCTTTCAGCGATGGGGTTTTTGATTCGGCAGGTAACGTAGATAAAACCAAACTGGCTGAAGCGGCTTTTAATAGTCCTGCTGCTGTCGGCACGATAAACAATATTATACATCCGCGAGTAATGCAAATTACCGAAACGCTTATCGAAAAATGTCAGATGGATGAAAAGATAAAAGCGATAGTATTGGATGTTCCGTTGCTTATAGAAGTCGGATGGGAAAACAGGTGTGATAAACTCGTCTTTGTGGCTTGTGATGAACAATTAAGGTTCAAAAGAGCGGCTAAAAGAGGCCATTTAGACGAAAATTTGTTAAAAAAACGAGAAAAATTCCAAATTTCTCTGGACAAGAAGCGAAAAATATCGCATTATATAGTTAATAATAACGAAGACCTTTCGGAGCTGACAAAACAAATCAGCGAGATTTTTCCCGCTTTAATTTCCAAGGAATGA
- the budA gene encoding acetolactate decarboxylase, producing MKKILVVFVLLLAAGCTPQTDRITQTSTIDALLAGAYDGQIECRQLLNYGDFGIGTFDRLDGEMAVLDGKIYQIKSDGKVYIPAISAKTPFASVCEFKTDSQFNLKSGNFKTAESMIDENFPNQNQFLAVKITGTFKYMKTRSVPAQNKPYPPLVEVAKTQPVFEMNDVAGTIVGFRSPPFVKGINVSGYHFHFLSKDFTQGGHILDFEIADGKCQIDKCNELLLILPEDDALQNIDLSKDKSQELQKVEK from the coding sequence ATGAAAAAAATCTTAGTGGTATTCGTACTTTTGTTGGCTGCCGGATGTACGCCGCAGACCGATAGAATAACCCAAACATCGACCATAGACGCCTTACTGGCGGGTGCGTATGATGGTCAAATAGAATGCCGGCAATTGCTAAACTATGGCGATTTCGGGATTGGAACATTCGACAGGCTTGATGGCGAAATGGCGGTTTTGGACGGCAAAATTTACCAGATTAAATCCGATGGCAAAGTTTACATCCCCGCCATTTCGGCCAAGACGCCGTTTGCGTCAGTGTGTGAATTCAAAACAGATTCGCAATTTAATTTAAAATCAGGAAATTTCAAAACTGCCGAGTCGATGATTGACGAAAATTTTCCAAATCAGAATCAGTTTTTGGCCGTTAAAATTACCGGAACATTCAAATATATGAAAACCCGCAGCGTACCGGCTCAAAACAAACCGTATCCGCCGCTTGTGGAAGTCGCCAAAACGCAGCCGGTGTTTGAGATGAACGATGTTGCCGGAACAATAGTCGGATTCAGGTCGCCGCCGTTTGTCAAAGGAATTAACGTCAGCGGTTATCATTTTCATTTTTTGAGCAAAGATTTTACACAAGGCGGCCATATCCTCGACTTTGAAATCGCCGACGGCAAATGTCAAATTGACAAGTGCAATGAATTGCTTTTGATTCTGCCAGAAGATGATGCCCTGCAAAACATCGATTTGTCAAAAGATAAATCACAGGAATTGCAAAAGGTTGAAAAATAA
- the carB gene encoding carbamoyl-phosphate synthase large subunit, whose product MPGRKDISKVMIIGSGPIVIGQACEFDYSGTQACKALRKLGYKILLVNSNPATIMTDPGMADITYIEPLTLDSMTEIIKKERPDALLPNLGGQSGLNLVSELAKAGVLEKYNVKVIGVNVDAIERGEDRIAFKNTMAKLGIDMPKSDPAYTVEEAEKIAEKLGYPVVVRPAYTMGGTGGGLVYNIEELRIVAARGIAASLVGQILIEESVLGWEELELEVVRDSKNQMITVCFIENVDAMGVHTGDSYCTAPMLTIDEKLQKKLQKYSYDIVQAIEVIGGTNVQFAHDPKTGRVVIIEINPRTSRSSALASKATGFPIALVSAMLAGGLTLDEIPYWRDGSLEKYTPSGDYVVVKFSRWGFEKFKGVQDKLGTQMRAVGEVMSIGKNYKEALQKAIRSLETGRYGLGFAKNFNKKSLPELMDMLKEPTSERQFIMYEALRKGADVQELYCKTYIKPYFITQMKELVEREEEVLKYKGKQLPDELLEKAKKDGFADKYLAKLLGVAEEKIRKQRNAIGVVEGWHAVPVSGVENAAYYYSSYNAKDTVSVSSNSKKIMVLGGGPNRIGQGIEFDYCCVHAAMALREAGYETIMVNCNPETVSTDYDTSDKLYFEPLTVEDVLSIYEKEKPVGVICQFGGQTPLNIAGELEKAGVKIIGTSVQSIDLAEDRDMFRKQMENLNIPMPQSAMASTFDDALKAAKEIGYPLMIRPSYVLGGRGMEVIHDDEMLKKYVDAAVGVTPERPLLIDKFLSNAIECEADALADGGDAFVPAVMEHIELAGIHSGDSACVIPPISIPQKHLDTIYDYTKKIAIELNVVGLMNIQYAIAEDKVYVLEANPRASRTVPLVSKVCGIQMARLATQLSLGKKISDMKLKPKKFAHFGVKESVFPFNMFPEVDPLLGPEMRSTGEVLGMAESFGLAFYKAEDAAKSTLPTKGTVLITVNDADKKAVIGVAKKFAKLGFKIVSTSGTCKSLQENGIEAVSIFKMQEGRPNIVDAITNGEIQLLINTPAGKSSQYDDSYLRKAAIKYKTPYITTIAAAVAAAKGVEAIQKGKGAIKSLQEYHAEIK is encoded by the coding sequence ATGCCGGGAAGAAAAGATATAAGTAAAGTAATGATAATAGGTTCTGGTCCAATCGTGATTGGTCAGGCCTGCGAATTCGATTATTCAGGCACACAGGCGTGCAAGGCGCTTCGAAAGCTGGGTTACAAGATATTACTTGTAAATTCCAATCCTGCCACGATTATGACCGACCCCGGGATGGCAGATATCACATACATTGAGCCATTAACGCTCGATTCAATGACTGAAATCATCAAAAAAGAACGGCCTGATGCGCTGCTGCCGAATCTTGGCGGACAAAGCGGTTTGAACCTTGTTTCCGAACTTGCAAAGGCAGGCGTTCTTGAAAAATATAATGTCAAAGTCATCGGCGTGAACGTTGACGCAATAGAAAGAGGCGAAGACAGAATCGCATTCAAAAACACAATGGCAAAGCTCGGTATCGATATGCCGAAAAGCGACCCTGCCTATACAGTTGAAGAAGCGGAGAAAATTGCGGAAAAGCTCGGCTATCCGGTTGTTGTTCGTCCCGCATACACAATGGGCGGCACCGGCGGCGGTTTGGTTTATAATATTGAGGAACTTCGCATTGTTGCAGCCCGCGGTATCGCGGCAAGCCTTGTCGGTCAGATTCTTATCGAAGAATCCGTGCTCGGATGGGAAGAACTCGAGTTGGAAGTCGTCCGCGACTCCAAGAATCAGATGATTACAGTTTGCTTCATCGAAAACGTTGATGCAATGGGCGTTCATACAGGCGATTCATACTGCACCGCTCCGATGCTGACAATCGATGAAAAACTTCAGAAGAAATTGCAGAAATATTCGTATGATATCGTCCAGGCAATTGAGGTCATTGGCGGAACAAACGTTCAATTCGCTCACGACCCGAAAACCGGCAGAGTAGTTATTATTGAAATTAATCCAAGAACAAGCCGGTCGAGTGCTCTGGCATCCAAAGCGACAGGATTCCCAATTGCGTTGGTTTCAGCTATGCTGGCAGGCGGTCTTACGCTTGATGAAATTCCATACTGGAGAGACGGGTCTCTTGAAAAATACACGCCAAGCGGCGATTATGTTGTCGTGAAATTCTCGCGATGGGGATTTGAGAAATTCAAAGGTGTGCAGGATAAACTCGGCACACAGATGCGCGCGGTCGGCGAAGTAATGAGCATCGGCAAGAATTATAAAGAAGCGTTACAGAAAGCAATTCGATCTCTTGAAACCGGCAGATACGGACTTGGCTTTGCGAAAAATTTCAACAAAAAATCGCTGCCGGAACTTATGGATATGCTCAAAGAACCGACAAGTGAACGGCAGTTTATTATGTACGAAGCGCTGCGAAAAGGCGCTGATGTGCAGGAGCTTTATTGCAAGACATATATTAAGCCATATTTCATTACGCAAATGAAAGAGCTTGTCGAGCGTGAAGAAGAGGTTCTTAAATACAAAGGCAAACAACTGCCTGATGAATTGCTCGAAAAAGCCAAGAAAGACGGCTTCGCGGATAAATACCTTGCGAAATTGTTGGGCGTTGCCGAAGAGAAAATCCGCAAGCAGAGAAACGCAATCGGCGTTGTTGAAGGCTGGCACGCAGTTCCGGTCAGCGGCGTTGAAAACGCGGCGTATTATTATTCAAGCTATAACGCAAAAGATACGGTATCTGTCAGCAGTAATAGTAAGAAGATTATGGTTCTCGGCGGCGGGCCGAACAGAATCGGGCAGGGCATCGAATTTGACTATTGTTGTGTTCACGCGGCGATGGCGCTTCGTGAAGCAGGCTATGAAACCATTATGGTCAACTGCAATCCGGAGACTGTTTCTACCGATTATGACACTTCGGACAAATTGTATTTTGAGCCGTTGACAGTTGAAGATGTGTTAAGTATTTATGAAAAAGAAAAACCTGTCGGTGTTATTTGCCAGTTTGGCGGACAGACACCATTGAATATAGCGGGCGAGCTTGAGAAGGCAGGCGTTAAAATTATCGGTACAAGCGTGCAGAGCATCGACCTTGCCGAAGACCGCGATATGTTCCGCAAGCAAATGGAAAACCTGAATATTCCAATGCCCCAATCCGCGATGGCAAGTACGTTTGACGATGCGTTGAAAGCGGCAAAGGAAATCGGATACCCGCTGATGATTCGTCCGTCTTATGTTCTGGGCGGTCGAGGAATGGAAGTTATTCACGACGACGAAATGTTGAAAAAATATGTCGATGCGGCGGTCGGTGTAACGCCTGAAAGGCCGCTGCTCATCGATAAATTTTTGAGCAATGCCATCGAATGCGAAGCGGACGCTCTGGCTGACGGCGGCGACGCTTTTGTGCCGGCGGTTATGGAGCACATTGAGCTTGCCGGTATTCACAGTGGTGATTCAGCTTGTGTGATTCCGCCTATAAGCATCCCGCAAAAGCATCTCGATACAATTTACGATTATACAAAAAAGATTGCGATAGAATTAAATGTTGTCGGTCTTATGAACATTCAGTACGCTATTGCCGAAGATAAGGTTTATGTTCTTGAGGCAAATCCGCGAGCGTCGCGAACTGTGCCGCTTGTGTCTAAAGTCTGCGGAATACAAATGGCAAGACTGGCGACGCAATTGTCGCTCGGCAAAAAAATCAGCGATATGAAATTGAAGCCGAAAAAATTCGCCCACTTCGGCGTTAAAGAATCGGTATTTCCGTTTAATATGTTCCCGGAAGTCGACCCGCTGCTTGGGCCTGAAATGCGTTCGACAGGCGAAGTTTTGGGGATGGCTGAATCTTTCGGGCTTGCATTTTACAAAGCTGAAGATGCTGCGAAATCAACGCTGCCGACAAAAGGCACTGTACTGATTACTGTTAACGATGCCGATAAAAAAGCGGTCATTGGTGTGGCGAAAAAATTTGCGAAGTTAGGTTTCAAAATTGTTTCAACTTCAGGCACTTGCAAATCTCTGCAGGAAAACGGCATCGAAGCTGTGTCGATTTTCAAAATGCAGGAAGGCAGACCGAATATTGTTGATGCGATAACAAATGGCGAAATTCAGCTTCTGATTAATACCCCGGCAGGCAAAAGCAGCCAGTATGATGATTCATATCTTCGCAAGGCTGCGATTAAGTATAAAACTCCGTATATAACGACCATCGCGGCCGCTGTTGCTGCTGCCAAGGGCGTTGAAGCGATACAAAAAGGCAAAGGTGCTATCAAATCATTGCAGGAATATCACGCGGAAATTAAGTAA